One window of the Camelina sativa cultivar DH55 chromosome 1, Cs, whole genome shotgun sequence genome contains the following:
- the LOC104747836 gene encoding mitochondrial inner membrane protease subunit 2-like: MGIQKLLWEVAKKSFAGGIIGLTISDRCCSVVPVRGDSMSPTMNPQKNSFLDDYVLVDKFCLKDYKFARGDVVVFSSPTNFRDRYIKRIVGMPGEWISSSRDVIRVPEGHCWVEGDNKYSSLDSRTFGPIPLGLIRGRVTRVVWPPQRVSKIGR; this comes from the exons ATGGGAATCCAGAAACTGTTATGGGAAGTGGCAAAGAAATCATTCGCTGGAGGTATCATAGGGCTTACCATTTCAGATAGATGTTGTAGCGTTGTTCCGGTGAGAGGAGATTCCATGTCTCCGACAATGAATCCCCAGAAAAATTCTTTTTTAG ATGATTATGTACTTGTGGACAAATTTTGCCTCAAGGATTACAAGTTTGCGCGTGGTGATGTTGTAGTGTTCAG CTCTCCGACAAATTTTAGGGATAGATACATAAAGAGGATAGTGGGAATGCCTGGCGAATGGATAAGTAGTTCTCGGGATGTGATCAGAGTCCCAGAAGGTCATTGTTGGGTAGAAGGAGATAACAAATATTCCAGTTTAGACTCACGAACCTTTGGCCCT ATTCCTTTGGGTTTAATTCGAGGACGGGTCACCCGTGTGGTGTGGCCTCCTCAAAGAGTAAGCAAGATTGGTCGATAA
- the LOC104745059 gene encoding protein yippee-like At3g08990, giving the protein MGRLFVINLEGLVYSCKHCQTHFALTNDLISKSFHCKHGRAYLFDNVVNVTVGEKEHRVMMTGWHTVADIFCVSCGSLVGWKYEIAYEKSQKYKEGKFIIERFKVLGPDGGGYDVDEDEPMIGSDEE; this is encoded by the exons ATGGGAAGATTATTTGTGATCAACCTCGAAGGACTGGTTTATAGCTGCAAACATTGTCAGACTCATTTCGCTCTTACTAATGATCTTATCTCTAAG tCATTTCACTGCAAGCATGGAAGGGCTTATCTTTTCGACAATGT TGTCAATGTGACTGTTGGAGAGAAGGAGCATCGCGTAATGATGACTGGTTGGCACACTGTTGCTGACATCTTCTGTGTTAGCTGTGGCTCTCTTGTCGGCTGGAAATAC GAAATTGCATACGAGAAGTCTCAGAAGTACAAGGAAGGAAAATTCATCATAGAAAG GTTTAAGGTGCTTGGACCCGATGGAGGTGGATACGACGTGGACGAGGACGAGCCTATGATTGGAAGCGACGAAGAATAA
- the LOC104747559 gene encoding cell wall protein RBR3-like, with product MLTHDRDEELSLFLEMRRREKEHRADSLLTGSDNVSSINETLKAAAAAAAALSGVSETASSQRYPLRRTAAENFLYSENEKSDYDWLLTPPGTPQFEKESHRSVMNQLDAPTSRPTALKSRLGNCREEIVSVNHNKPQTSSSSVAGLRRPSSSGSSRSASRPSTPTRRSTTPTTSTTSPVTTKAXRPVTTRASTSRSSTPTSRATLTAARATTSMAASRTTTSSAPRTTTTSTGSARSATPTRSNTNTRPSSAPSKKPVSRPATPTRRPSTPTGPSIVSSKAPSRGTSPSPTVNSSRPWKPPEMPGFSLEAPPNLRTTLSDRPVSASRGRPGVASAPGSRSGSIERGGGPTSGSVSHARRQSCSPSRGRAPIGNTNGSVTGVRGRAKANNSGSDSLSPVAMGNKMVERVVNMRKLGPPRLTENGGRGTGKSNSAFNSLGYGRNLSKSSIDMALRHMDIRRGMTGNLRPLVTKVPASSMYSVRSRPASVSSSPMATSSTVSSSEPSVDNINILCLDGNEAENDDLLSERSYASPRDQFPKFTS from the exons ATGTTGACTCACGACAGAGACGAAGAACTCTCTCTGTTCCTTGAGATGCGTCGTCGCGAGAAAGAACACAGAGCTGATTCTCTTTTAACAG GATCTGATAATGTTAGTAGTATCAATGAAACGTTGAAGGCTGCTGCGGCTGCGGCTGCGGCGCTTTCTGGTGTCTCAGAAACGGCGTCGTCTCAACGTTATCCTCTCCGGAGAACCGCCGCCGAGAACTTCTTGTATTCTGAGAATGAAAAGTCTGATTACGATTG GCTTCTAACTCCACCAGGCACGCCACAGTTCGAGAAAGAGTCGCATAGAAGCGTAATGAATCAGCTCGATGCTCCCACTTCTCGCCCCACGGCTCTTAAATCTCGG TTAGGGAACTGCCGTGAAGAGATCGTCTCAGTGAACCATAATAAGCCCCAAACGAGCTCTTCTTCTGTAGCTGGACTCAGGCGACCATCATCCTCTGGTAGCTCAAGGTCAGCGAGCAGACCTTCCACACCAACAAGAAGGTCTACAACTCCAACCACCTCTACAACAAGTCCTGTGACCACCAAAGCTTNAAGGCCTGTGACCACCAGAGCTTCAACCTCTAGATCCTCAACACCCACCTCACGTGCCACCTTAACTGCTGCACGTGCTACTACCTCCATGGCGGCTTCGCGAACCACTACCTCGTCGGCTCCGCGAACCACTACCACGTCTACCGGTTCAGCGAGATCAGCTACTCCAACTCGGTCTAATACGAATACTCGGCCATCTTCTGCACCTTCTAAAAAACCAGTATCAAGGCCAGCCACACCAACCCGTAGGCCTTCAACCCCGACTGGTCCATCAATAGTTTCCAGTAAGGCTCCGTCCCGAGGGACGTCTCCTTCTCCTACTGTTAATTCGTCCAGGCCGTGGAAACCGCCGGAGATGCCTGGTTTCTCTTTAGAAGCCCCACCGAATCTGAGGACGACTTTATCAGACAGGCCGGTCTCAGCTTCAAGAGGCAGACCTGGAGTAGCCTCAGCACCAGGTTCAAGATCGGGTTCCATAGAACGTGGAGGTGGTCCTACCAGTGGCAGCGTCAGTCATGCAAGAAGGCAATCTTGCTCGCCGTCCAGAGGTCGGGCTCCTATAGGGAACACCAACGGGAGTGTAACAGGTGTGCGTGGTCGAGCTAAGGCAAACAACAGCGGAAGTGATAGCTTGAGCCCTGTGGCTATGGGTAATAAAATGGTTGAGAGAGTGGTGAACATGAGGAAACTAGGCCCACCGCGGCTAACTGAGAATGGCGGTCGAGGAACAGGGAAATCTAACTCCGCTTTTAACAGCCTTGGATATGGGAGAAACCTCTCCAAGAGCTCCATAGATATGGCCTTAAGACATATG GATATAAGACGAGGCATGACGGGAAATCTCCGGCCGCTTGTGACGAAAGTTCCGGCATCATCAATGTACAGTGTGAGAAGTCGGCCGGCTAGTGTCTCAAGCTCGCCCATGGCCACAAGCAGCACCGTGAGCTCATCTGAACCGAGTGTTGACAACATCAACATTCTATGCTTAGACGGGAACGAAGCTGAAAATGATGATCTTCTCAGTGAGAGAAGCTATGCTTCTCCGCGAGATCAGTTCCCCAAGTTCACATCTTGA
- the LOC104748256 gene encoding putative serine/threonine-protein kinase produces the protein MRCNCFGLLDKCKGSDRLGQREAEEICTDNVRVFSYNSLRSATDGFHPTNRIGGGGYGVVFKGVLRDGTQVAVKSLSAESKQGTREFLTEINLISNIHHPNLVNLIGCCIEGNNRILVYEYLENNSLASALLGSRSKYVALDWSKRAAICVGTASGLAYLHEEVEPQVVHRDIKASNILLDGNFSPKIGDFGLAKLFPDNVTHVSTRVAGTVGYLAPEYALLGQLTKKADVYSFGILVLEVISGSSSSRAAFGDEYMILIEWVWKLREEGRLLECVDPNLTKFPGDEVTRFIKVALFCTQATAQKRPNMKQVVEMLCRKELNLNEAALTEPGVYRGVNKGRNHRGIGLVGGSSQESSSTQRHKGKSSANPQGSTSTSNISFQSITEMAPR, from the exons ATGCGTTGTAATTGCTTTGGACTTCTTGATAAGTGCAAAGGCAGTGACCGTCTTGGACAGAGAGAAGctgaag AGATTTGCACCGACAATGTGAGGGTCTTTTCTTATAATTCGTTAAGATCAGCCACAGATGGTTTTCATCCAACCAACAGAATCGGAGGTGGTGGCTATGGAGTTGTCTTCAAG GGAGTTTTGAGAGATGGCACACAAGTAGCTGTGAAATCATTATCAGCAGAATCTAAACAAGGGACACGCGAGTTCTTGACTGAGATTAACTTAATATCCAACATTCATCATCCTAACCTTGTTAACCTCATTGGCTGCTGCATTGAAGGGAACAATCGGATTCTTGTCTATGAGTATCTTGAGAACAACAGTCTTGCTAGTGCTTTGCTTG GTTCAAGGAGTAAATATGTAGCACTTGATTGGTCTAAACGAGCTGCCATTTGCGTTGGGACGGCTTCAGGTTTAGCTTACCTTCACGAGGAAGTCGAACCTCAGGTTGTTCACCGTGACATCAAGGCCAGTAATATCTTACTAGACGGAAACTTTTCTCCCAAG ATTGGAGATTTCGGGTTGGCTAAACTTTTTCCAGACAATGTCACTCATGTCAGTACCCGAGTCGCTGGAACAGT AGGATACTTGGCCCCAGAATATGCACTTCTTGGTCAACTGACGAAAAAAGCAGACGTTTATAGCTTCGGGATACTTGTGTTGGAGGTCATAAGTGGTAGTAGTAGCAGCAGAGCCGCCTTTGGAGACGAGTACATGATTCTCATTGAATGG GTGTGGAAGCTGCGAGAAGAAGGGAGGCTACTAGAGTGTGTGGATCCGAATCTAACCAAGTTCCCAGGAGACGAAGTGACCCGGTTCATCAAAGTGGCTCTTTTCTGCACTCAAGCCACGGCGCAGAAGAGACCAAACATGAAGCAAGTGGTGGAGATGCTATGCAGGAAAGAGCTTAACCTCAACGAAGCTGCCTTAACGGAGCCTGGTGTCTACAGAGGTGTCAACAAGGGACGCAACCACCGTGGCATCGGTCTTGTAGGCGGCAGTTCACAGGAGAGCTCGTCAACGCAACGTCACAAAGGGAAAAGCTCAGCCAATCCTCAAGGGTCGACGTCGACGTCTAATATTTCCTTTCAGAGCATCACAGAGATGGCTCCTAGATGA
- the LOC104748339 gene encoding lactosylceramide 4-alpha-galactosyltransferase-like codes for MDHEITKKITAMFDNRRLNRSGSSLFTAFASTVVALIVFTIILVSNLSVGDYSAKVVTIEIKTVVPYLPLSSEKDLSEESNHNYSIKQQVTVKEVNNLQVIEVFGGKGVSEKFQQRATEFLRDDCEVNFMMTWISPAEMFCKREVFSVESVFKHHPRGCLTILSSTMDSPQGFRILKPFLDRGSRVKAITPDMPFLLKDTAGESWLEEIQTGKRDPGKIPLAQNLSNLMRLAFLFKFGGVYLDTDMIVLKSFKTLRNVIGAQTLEPVSRNWTRLNNAVLVFDKNHPFLLKSIEEFALTFNGNVWGHNGPYLVSRVARTVEGTSGYNFTIMTPPAFYPVNWIEIEKLFKVPRTEKDSKRVQVKVLEMHKRSYGLHLWNKFSSKFEIEQGSAMDKLVSDHCIICDRVVSSS; via the coding sequence ATGGATCATGAAATAACCAAGAAAATTACGGCCATGTTTGATAACCGGCGGTTAAACCGCTCCGGATCATCACTATTCACAGCGTTTGCTTCCACAGTGGTAGCTCTGATCGTTTTCACGATCATTCTGGTCTCTAATTTATCGGTGGGAGATTACTCGGCGAAGGTGGTGACAATAGAGATCAAGACAGTTGTTCCTTACTTGCCTCTAAGCTCAGAGAAGGATTTAAGTGAAGAGTCCAACCACAACTATTCTATCAAGCAACAAGTCACAGTCAAAGAGGTTAACAATCTTCAAGTTATCGAAGTTTTTGGAGGCAAAGGCGTGTCGGAGAAGTTTCAACAGAGAGCAACAGAGTTTTTGAGAGATGATTGTGAGGTCAACTTCATGATGACATGGATCTCACCAGCGGAAATGTTCTGTAAGAGAGAGGTTTTTTCTGTAGAGAGCGTCTTTAAACATCATCCTCGAGGTTGTTTGACCATTTTATCATCGACAATGGATTCTCCTCAAGGTTTCAGAATCTTGAAACCGTTTCTTGATCGAGGTTCCAGAGTTAAGGCGATCACGCCGGATATGCCTTTTCTTCTCAAAGACACAGCCGGAGAATCGTGGCTTGAGGAGATTCAGACCGGTAAAAGAGATCCCGGAAAGATCCCTTTAGCTCAGAATCTGTCAAATCTCATGAGACTCGCGTTTCTGTTCAAATTCGGAGGTGTTTATTTGGACACGGACATGATTGTTCTGAAGAGCTTTAAAACTCTTAGGAACGTGATCGGTGCACAGACCCTCGAACCGGTTTCAAGAAACTGGACAAGGTTGAACAATGCGGTTTTGGTCTTCGACAAGAACCATCCTTTCTTGCTCAAATCCATTGAAGAGTTCGCGTTGACTTTCAACGGAAACGTTTGGGGTCATAACGGACCGTATCTTGTTTCTAGAGTGGCTCGAACCGTGGAAGGAACCAGTGGTTATAACTTCACCATCATGACACCTCCTGCGTTTTATCCAGTGAACTGGATTGAGATTGAGAAGCTATTCAAAGttccaagaacagagaaagattCTAAGAGAGTCCAAGTCAAGGTTCTTGAGATGCACAAGAGAAGCTATGGATTGCATCTGTGGAATAAGTTTAGCAGCAAATTCGAAATTGAACAAGGAAGTGCCATGGATAAATTGGTTTCAGATCATTGTATAATCTGTGATCGTGTTGTCTCTTCATCCTAA
- the LOC104748413 gene encoding BTB/POZ domain-containing protein At3g09030, whose translation MVSDGSERVKLNVGGEIFETNATTIQSTCPDSLLAALSTPTSHGSIPVFIDRDPEIFAVILNLLRTGRLPANSSGVFSKQELLDEALYYGVESLLRSAMLPPPLLGFDASLVTTIAPAADGVPSALTATAGDVSLWIAHGGQISVYDWSLCHAGTVRTHLSDITSICRVWGEAAAVGSGSASGLHFYDLSGGRYVGSTHWTDPEDPRIHKARVAAVADSDGGVFASFECLHRENGVLQIDKSTLQVAAVIGQQSGSSAKTTVPEKLRWLPTNGVLVGSAVQRGAFGCSGYIRIWDPRSRNIVWETNEPGSGRSSRFGDALADMDVDVEDSIIFKVCSKSGDLGMVDIRRLGEDPWVYMSDENPGAWKAGDGGGYSAVHCYRKQVLAARGGALEVWSSVNEKTSGDPIRRRNFVDKEEDSKRGMISKIEAGGDRLFVSREFMEGVEVWETSSFSGVTSVE comes from the coding sequence ATGGTTTCCGATGGCAGCGAGCGAGTGAAGCTCAACGTCGGCGGCGAGATCTTCGAAACCAACGCAACGACCATTCAATCAACTTGTCCAGACTCTCTTCTCGCTGCTCTCTCGACTCCAACATCCCATGGATCGATCCCTGTGTTCATCGATCGTGACCCTGAGATTTTCGCCGTCATTCTCAATCTCCTCCGTACTGGTCGACTCCCAGCTAATTCCTCCGGCGTTTTCTCGAAGCAAGAGCTACTCGATGAGGCTCTGTATTACGGCGTCGAATCACTCCTCCGGTCGGCGATGTTACCGCCGCCGCTTTTAGGTTTCGATGCGTCTCTCGTCACCACAATCGCACCGGCCGCTGACGGAGTTCCGTCTGCTTTAACCGCCACAGCTGGAGACGTCTCTCTCTGGATCGCTCACGGCGGTCAGATCTCCGTCTACGATTGGAGTCTTTGCCACGCTGGAACCGTTCGTACGCATCTCAGTGATATCACATCGATCTGCCGTGTGTGGGGCGAAGCGGCTGCAGTCGGATCTGGATCAGCGTCGGGGCTTCATTTCTACGATCTCTCCGGAGGTCGATACGTCGGATCTACGCACTGGACTGATCCGGAGGATCCGAGAATTCACAAGGCACGCGTCGCCGCGGTTGCTGATTCTGACGGTGGAGTATTCGCGTCCTTTGAGTGTCTGCACAGAGAGAACGGCGTTCTCCAGATCGACAAATCCACTCTCCAAGTCGCCGCCGTGATCGGCCAGCAATCCGGAAGCTCGGCTAAAACCACCGTACCGGAGAAACTACGGTGGCTGCCAACGAACGGTGTTTTGGTAGGATCCGCCGTGCAACGTGGAGCGTTTGGATGCTCCGGTTACATCCGGATTTGGGACCCGAGGTCAAGGAACATAGTTTGGGAAACGAACGAGCCAGGTTCGGGACGAAGCAGTAGGTTCGGAGACGCCTTAGCTGACATGGACGTGGACGTTGAAGACTCGATCATCTTCAAGGTATGTTCTAAGTCAGGAGACCTTGGAATGGTAGACATCCGTAGATTAGGTGAAGATCCATGGGTATATATGTCAGATGAGAATCCTGGTGCGTGGAAGGCCGGGGACGGTGGCGGTTACAGCGCTGTACATTGTTATAGAAAGCAAGTGTTGGCTGCGAGAGGTGGTGCATTAGAGGTATGGTCAAGTGTTAATGAGAAGACGAGTGGTGATCCAATTCGCAGAAGAAACTTTGTAGACAAGGAAGAAGATTCCAAGAGAGGGATGATTTCGAAAATTGAAGCTGGAGGTGATCGGCTCTTTGTTTCTCGGGAATTTATGGAAGGTGTTGAGGTCTGGGAAACTTCTAGTTTCTCAGGGGTAACATCCGTCGAGTAA
- the LOC104748486 gene encoding josephin-like protein, whose amino-acid sequence MSRRACKRVSFNPNTEATDEPIFPKHDGLNSTHHSRRRVVLVGILSFGLRSSPAARKLIQRIGARVAKTWRFISFRRNTTDKKTSSFLLPSSNSSSSSSSTIYMKRSKSVNETESHRAEAIEDCIEFLNSSFSLSRSNSVSTWSS is encoded by the coding sequence atgtcacGAAGAGCATGCAAAAGAGTAAGCTTTAATCCGAACACAGAAGCCACAGACGAACCCATATTCCCAAAACACGACGGTTTAAACTCGACACATCACAGCCGGAGAAGGGTGGTTCTCGTCGGGATTCTTAGTTTCGGTCTTAGGAGCTCGCCGGCAGCGAGGAAATTGATCCAACGTATTGGTGCTAGAGTCGCCAAAACGTGGCGTTTCATATCCTTCAGAAGGAATACGACCGATAAAAAAACGTCATCGTTTCTGTTGCCTTCGTCGAACTCCTCGTCGTCCTCTTCTTCGACTATTTATATGAAGAGGTCAAAGTCCGTAAACGAGACAGAGTCTCACCGAGCAGAAGCTATTGAAGATTGCATCGAGTTCTtgaactcttctttttctctgtcgAGATCAAACTCTGTCTCAACGTGGTCTTCTTGA
- the LOC104703902 gene encoding MATH domain and coiled-coil domain-containing protein At2g42470-like: MGENQKETSFTFEIDNFWEKGAAVIRFVKVYPKGYGDFKDHLSVHFCVARPRSLKVGWKRRANLSLLLLNQSGKELYRSPNDCNLFCAQFSRWGTDSRFLPLKKLREEGLLENKLIVQVEIKLVEIVDQEDATDKDMLDVHGFQLLDSQVTSASRLFEDHPDIAVNFIPKIALVKTAYVSALLGLIKTLNKPPHSFTETELKKAKRELNELTRAGFKLDWLDTKLDELSFDDKDQKAISYVDPLDDWIKFLFVDYSWNEWKILPPIHEVQNKGIILEMSLEDRNCGEDKCS; encoded by the exons ATGGGGGAGAATCAAAAGGAAACTAGTTTCACGTTTGAGATAGATAACTTCTGGGAGAAAGGAGCTGCTGTGATACG gTTTGTTAAGGTTTATCCCAAAGGATACGGTGATTTTAAAGATCACTTGTCTGTGCACTTCTGCGTTGCGAGACCTAGATCACTCAAAGTTGGATGGAAACGACGAGCTAATCTTTCACTCCTTCTGTTAAATCAATCAGGCAAAGAGCTCTACAGATCGCCAAACGATTGCAACTTGTTCTGCGCTCAGTTCTCAAGATGGGGTACTGATTCAAGGTTCTTGCCTCTTAAAAAGCTTAGAGAAGAGGGGCTTCTGGAGAACAAACTGATTGTTCAAGTCGAAATAAAATTAGTTGAAATTGTTGATCAAGAGGATGCAACTGACAAGGACATGTTAGATGTCCATGGTTTCCAACTTCTTGATTCTCAG GTTACTTCAGCGAGTAGGCTTTTCGAGGATCACCCGGACATTGCAGTAAATTTCATACCAAAGATCGCATTGGTGAAGACAGCGTACGTGAGTGCCCTCCTCGGTCTTATCAAGACACTGAACAAGCCTCCACATAGCTTCACCGAGACTGAGCTAAAGAAAGCTAAGAGGGAGTTGAATGAGCTAACAAGAGCGGGGTTTAAGCTAGACTGGTTGGACACAAAGCTTGATGAGCTTTCTTTTGATGACAAGGATCAGAAAGCAATTTCTTATGTGGATCCACTGGATGACTggatcaaatttttatttgttgattaCTCTTGGAATGAGTGGAAA ATATTACCACCCATCCACGAAGTGCAAAACAAAGGGATAATTCTAGAGATGAGCTTGGAAGATCGAAACTGTGGAGAAGATAAGTGTAGTTAG
- the LOC104748555 gene encoding MATH domain and coiled-coil domain-containing protein At2g42470-like → MVEDQKETTSFTFEIDNFWEKEADVIRSPIFSSGGGCEWYVDVYPKGYGAVKDHLSVHFGVATPESLRLGWKRRANTSLVLLNQSGKELYSSPKYCYLFCAQLLKWGDSRVSTHKKLKEEGLLENNNKLIVQVEIKIVEEGDITGNEMLDVRGFQVLYSQVPLFLLLFGDDSPFLMINIFLSLTAGYFSDSPSRGSPGHCSKFHTKDPIGEDSVHECPPRSYRDTEQASRKLHRD, encoded by the exons ATGGTGGAGGATCAAAAGGAAACGACGAGTTTCACGTTTGAGATAGATAACTTCTGGGAGAAGGAAGCTGATGTGATACGGTCTCCTATATTCTCCAGCGGTGGTGGCTGCGAATG gTATGTTGACGTTTATCCCAAAGGATACGGTGCTGTTAAAGATCACTTGTCTGTGCACTTCGGCGTTGCGACTCCTGAATCACTCAGACTTGGATGGAAAAGACGAGCTAATACTTCACTCGTTCTGTTAAATCAATCAGGCAAAGAGCTCTACAGTTCGCCTAAATACTGCTATTTGTTCTGCGCTCAGCTGCTAAAGTGGGGTGATTCAAGGGTTTCCACTCATAAGAAGCTTAAAGAAGAAGGGCTTCTGGAGAATAACAACAAACTGATCGTTCAAGTCGAAATAAAAATAGTTGAGGAAGGGGATATAACTGGGAATGAGATGCTAGATGTCCGTGGTTTCCAAGTTCTTTACTCTCAGGTACCCTTGTTTCTTCTGCTTTTTGGTGATGATTCCCCTTTTTTGATGATTAACATCTTTCTCTCGTTGACTGCAGGTTACTTCAGCGACTCACCTTCTCGAGGATCACCCGGACATTGCAGTAAATTTCATACCAAAGATCCCATTGGTGAAGACAGCGTACATGAGTGCCCTCCTCGCTCTTATCGAGACACTGAACAAGCCTCCAGAAAGCTTCACCGAGACTGA
- the LOC104748624 gene encoding lectin-like, with translation MAMFIKTLSFLFLLCFEILHGTMSADVNSTFSFNGFVKSPSFDKSVALFGDSKLVNDSSSIQLTDSVSGSVGRVFYRQPINLFQGKEKNSRSFSTHFSFSSVSSEIGDDVLAFLMVPTSFDLSLFGKRDNSSSALGFLSQYAKNETVVAVEFDISKSGNYARVLIGSPESVQIINLSFIGDLMMNNGEALSCMIDYEASSKRMMVRFRKSGSIKLFDPFFSFSVDLAELWEDSQVTVGLSSANGNSSKSHFLHSWSFEIRRPPPMWMHSEPLEPNKVSTEEKEGREGSECIWKMLGALVMGAACGSLGAMLALYLWKICRVRRSMAVVPEECAIEQGKK, from the coding sequence ATGGCGATGTTCATCAAAACCTTATCCTTTTTGTTCCTTTTATGCTTTGAGATACTACATGGAACCATGTCTGCAGATGTGAATTCCACCTTTTCTTTCAATGGGTTTGTAAAATCTCCGAGCTTTGACAAGAGTGTTGCTCTGTTCGGAGATTCGAAGCTGGTCAATGACAGTTCTTCGATTCAGCTGACTGACTCAGTGAGTGGAAGCGTGGGACGAGTCTTTTACAGACAACCCATCAATCTTTTCCAAGGTAAAGAGAAGAACTCGAGATCATTCTCGACTCACTTCTCGTTTTCTTCCGTGTCCAGTGAGATTGGTGATGATGTCTTGGCTTTTCTTATGGTTCCAACTAGTTTCGATCTTAGTCTGTTTGGTAAGAGGGATAACAGTTCCTCTGCTTTAGGGTTTCTGTCACAATATGCAAAGAACGAGACAGTTGTTGCTGTTGAGTTTGATATCTCCAAGAGTGGAAACTATGCAAGAGTCTTAATTGGTAGTCCTGAATCTGTCCAAATTATAAACCTTTCGTTTATTGGTGActtgatgatgaacaatggagAGGCTTTAAGCTGTATGATTGATTACGAGGCAAGTTCTAAGAGAATGATGGTTCGATTCAGAAAATCTGGTTCGATAAAGCTGTTTGATCCGTTCTTCTCTTTCTCGGTAGACTTGGCCGAGTTATGGGAAGATAGTCAAGTCACTGTGGGTTTAAGTTCTGCCAATGGAAACTCCTCCAAGTCACATTTTCTACATTCATGGAGCTTTGAGATAAGGCGTCCTCCTCCTATGTGGATGCATTCTGAGCCACTTGAACCGAATAAAGTTTCCACGGAGGAGAAAGAGGGTCGAGAGGGAAGTGAGTGTATATGGAAAATGCTTGGTGCTTTGGTTATGGGTGCAGCTTGTGGATCCTTAGGTGCAATGTTGGCTTTGTATCTCTGGAAGATATGCCGTGTTAGGCGGTCAATGGCGGTGGTTCCAGAGGAATGTGCTATTGAACAAGGCAAGAAGTAG